A window of the Brassica napus cultivar Da-Ae chromosome A2, Da-Ae, whole genome shotgun sequence genome harbors these coding sequences:
- the LOC125584248 gene encoding uncharacterized protein LOC125584248, with protein sequence MFDDSDGASSEDDNFSTYGEYPIEEDEDSPTLPYKKRYQNFLMSESKGNLEVLKLEMSSLDLAVGQRYLTKKHLKRRLKLFTVRHQFDFDVEISNLTTYVVKCWVDGCTWRVRASTEGLSPQFYIRIYDSDDACSVTERSNRSRNATPDILGELYKNFLGDVGPAVRPESVGIAITKQFGVKMDYWKSHRTLKCAREIDEDTPECGFELLPSYLYMIRRANPNTVTRLQIDEFGRFMYVFLAFCASVNGFPFMRKVVVVDGTFLNGKYKGTLLTALAQDGNFQIFPIAFAVVDTENDDSWNWFFTQLKVLIPYQEGLAIISDRHNSIGNAVTNVYPLAARGICTYHLYKNTLGRYKGKDVFRLVKKAARCFRMSDFDMIFEEIEALNPDLHGYLERADVRLWTRVYFPGERYNLMTTNIAESMNRALSHARGLNIVRILEPIRVMMTRWFAERRVYARSQSTTLTRGVEKLLQGRVSASRDWTVQRIDDHHTEVKYGAAGESLNVVNLVERKCTCRRFDVEKIPCVHAIAAAEERNVSRISLCSPYYKSTYLASAYAESVMPVDSALPLPDNVANVQCFPPFIRQQPGRPKKNRMKSALEVALANKRPRKEHICSRCSQSGHNARTCPI encoded by the exons ATGTTCGATGACTCGGACGGTGCGTCATCTGAAGATGATAACTTCAGCACATACGGTGAGTATCCtatcgaagaagacgaagattcACCAACGCTACCTTACAAGAAGAGATATCAGAACTTCTTGATGAGCGAATCTAAAGGGAATCTGGAGGTTTTGAAGTTGGAGATGTCGTCGTTAGACCTTGCGGTAGGACAACGATACTTGACTAAAAAGCATTTGAAGAGACGACTGAAACTTTTTACAGTGAGGCatcaatttgattttgatgtagAAATATCAAACCTGACAACATACGTTGTTAAGTGTTGGGTTGATGGATGTACATGGAGAGTTCGTGCATCTACCGAAGGATTGTCCCCGCAGTTTTATATTCGTATTTACGACTCGGATGATGCATGTTCTGTAACTGAGCGTTCTAATCGATCTCGAAATGCAACACCGGATATTTTAGGAGAGTTGTACAAGAACTTTCTCGGCGACGTTGGTCCGGCCGTTCGCCCTGAGAGTGTCGGAATAGCTATCACTAAGCAGTTTGGTGTAAAG ATGGATTATTGGAAATCACACCGGACGCTTAAATGTGCAAGGGAAATCGATGAGGACACACCTGAGTGTGGTTTTGAACTCTTGCCTTCTTACTTATACATGATAAGAAGGGCAAATCCGAATACAGTTACGCGTCTTCAAATCGATGAGTTTGGAAGATTCATGTATGTGTTTCTTGCGTTTTGTGCGAGCGTTAATGGGTTTCCTTTCATGCGCAAAGTTGTTGTCGTCGACGGTACGTTTCTTAATGGTAAATATAAAGGGACGCTACTCACAGCACTAGCTCAGGATGGTAACTTTCAGATTTTTCCAATAGCCTTCGCAGTGGTTGACACTGAAAATGATGATTCGTGGAATTGGTTTTTTACGCAACTAAAAGTGTTGATTCCTTACCAGGAGGGTCTTGCGATAATATCAGATAGGCATAACTCGATAGGGAATGCAGTTACAAATGTGTATCCGTTAGCTGCTCGTGGAATATGCACCTatcatttgtataaaaatacaTTGGGACGGTACAAAGGAAAAGATGTATTTCGGCTGGTGAAGAAAGCGGCGAGATGTTTTAGAATGTCTGACTTTGATATGATTTTCGAGGAGATTGAAGCACTTAATCCTGATCTCCACGGCTACCTCGAAAGAGCTGATGTCAGACTGTGGACACGTGTTTATTTCCCGGGCGAGaggtacaatttgatgactacgaACATAGCGGAATCAATGAACAGAGCATTATCGCACGCTAGAGGTCTTAACATTGTTCGAATATTGGAACCGATACGGGTTATGATGACCAGATGGTTTGCTGAACGAAGAGTATATGCCAGATCGCAGTCAACCACACTCACGCGCGGTGTGGAGAAACTATTACAA GGACGTGTAAGTGCCTCCCGGGATTGGACGGTTCAAAGGATTGATGACCATCACACTGAAGTTAAATATGGCGCTGCTGGCGAGTCTTTGAATGTTGTTAATTTGGTTGAGCGAAAGTGCACATGTCGGCGTTTCGATGTCGAGAAAATACCATGTGTACACGCAATCGCAGCTGCAGAGGAAAGAAATGTTTCTCGTATATCACTGTGCAGTCCTTACTATAAAAGCACTTATTTAGCTAGCGCATACGCTGAATCGGTCATGCCGGTTGACTCAGCGCTACCTCTTCCAGATAACGTGGCTAACGTACAGTGCTTTCCACCGTTTATTCGTCAACAACCGGGAAGACctaaaaaaaataggatgaaatCTGCTTTAGAAGTTGCACTTGCAAACAAACGTCCTAGGAAAGAGCACATATGTTCTCGTTGCAGTCAAAGTGGACATAATGCGAGAACTTGTCCGATATAA
- the LOC106393419 gene encoding B3 domain-containing protein REM17-like yields MTQAIFYGDAQYFQRIPRAIVDRVGKLVRDAKWGWGLWHTDEFRQIKAMFTSTYVSSFYLCQCANVVDRQCLCLWHIDMPNSHKPHFLKPLLSDFYSGVTIPLGFFSQHIEGKTNRKTWKLRSDATDQTWEVIQEGRRLTGGWKDFTTAHDLQIGDIVIFKHEGDMVFHVTPFGPSCCEIQYTHPHIIKEEADADDAPSFSFDYFFRLSVFTFCYLPEGATTCTALNKQCQEIILVNKEGNSWTVSLRFSEADGMYYIRRGWRKFCRANRCTIGDLFVFNVVGDGKTTPLMCVCPEREE; encoded by the exons ATGACTCAAGCAATCTTTTACGGTGATGCGCAGTATTTTCAGAGAATTCCAAGAGCAATTGTTGACAGGGTCGGGAAACTTGTTCGAGATGCGAAATGGGGATGGGGTTTGTGGCATACTGACGAGTTCCGTCAAATTAAGGCCATGTTCACTTCTACTTATGTTTCGTCCTTCTACCTTTGCCAATGTGCAAATGTTGTGGACCGACAATGTCTCTGCCTATGGCACATTGAT ATGCCTAATTCGCACAAACCTCATTTCTTGAAGCCTCTGCTTTCCGATTTCTACAGTGGCGTG ACAATACCACTTGGCTTCTTCTCACAGCACATAGAAGGGAAGACAAACCGGAAAACATGGAAACTAAGATCGGACGCTACAGATCAAACTTGGGAAGTGATACAAGAAGGCAGGAGACTCACCGGAGGTTGGAAAGATTTCACCACAGCACATGACCTTCAAATCGGTGACATTGTCATCTTCAAACACGAAGGAGATATGGTGTTTCATGTCACACCATTTGGTCCTAGCTGTTGTGAGATTCAGTATACACATCCTCACATCATCAAGGAAGAAGCCGATGCGGATGATGCTCCTTCTTTCTCATTTGACTATTTTTTCAGGCTGAG TGTCTTTACGTTCTGT TATCTTCCTGAGGGAGCTACGACTTGTACTGCTTTGAACAAACAATGCCAAGAGATAATACTTGTCAACAAAGAGGGAAATTCATGGACTGTGAGTTTGCGATTTAGCGAAGCAGACGGCATGTATTACATCAGAAGAGGCTGGAGAAAGTTTTGTCGTGCTAACAGATGCACCATAGGAGACTTATTTGTGTTCAATGTGGTTGGAGATGGGAAAACTACTCCATTAATGTGTGTATGTCCGGAAAGGGAAGAGTGA
- the LOC125584250 gene encoding uncharacterized protein At4g04775-like, which translates to MSSSSSVSGNTYFHRRHVERGTPKQCWCGEPAELCTSASRANPGRLYYCCRKGYIKRHLFKWADECLVEEVEDMKSVMSDMTKGISDLRVHVGRLEKELGKAEKMKCLMFPVVVCGFGMAIFWHYFFA; encoded by the exons atgtcttcttcatcatctgtgTCTGGTAACACTTACTTTCACCGCCGGCATGTGGAAAGAGGAACGCCGAAACAGTGTTGGTGTGGTGAACCCGCTGAATTATGTACATCTGCATCACGGGCTAATCCAGGAAGACTGTACTATTGCTGTCGCAAAGGATATATTaag AGACATTTATTCAAATGGGCGGACGAGTGCTTGGTGGAAGAGGTAGAAGATATGAAATCGGTGATGAGTGACATGACCAAAGGCATATCAGATCTGAGAGTACACGTTGGTCGGTTGGAGAAAGAACTCGGTAAAGCGGaaaagatgaagtgtttgatgttTCCAGTGGTGGTTTGTGGGTTTGGTATGGCCATATTTTGGCACTATTTCTTTGCGTAG
- the LOC106346884 gene encoding tubby-like F-box protein 1 codes for MSFRSIVRDVRDSIGSLSRRRFDFKLSSLHREGGKSRGSVQDCHEEQQVQQQPLVLVQETPWANLPPELLHDVIKRLEESESAWPARRHVVACASVCRSWRDMCKEIVQRPELSGKITFPVSLKQPGPRDATMQCFIKRDKSNLTYHLYLCLSPALLVENGKFLLSAKRIRRSTYTEYVISMHADTISRSSNTYIGKIRSNFLGTKFIIYDTQPPYNKPSQALQPLGLSRRFYSKRVSPKVPSGSYKIAQVSYELNVLGTRGPRRMHCAMHSIPASSLAEGGTVPGQPQIIVPRSLLDESFRSITSSSSRKFTSDYSTEFNSARFSNILEEGEAVFGEGKERVSPPLVLKNKPPRWHEQLQCWCLNFRGRVTVASVKNFQLIAANQPQPQPQTSGQTDGPDKIILQFGKVGKDMFTMDFRYPLSAFQAFAICLSSFDTKLACE; via the exons ATGTCTTTCCGCAGCATAGTTCGTGATGTGAGAGACAGTATAGGAAGCCTATCAAGACGTAGATTCGACTTTAAGTTAAGCAGCCTGCACAGAGAAGGAGGCAAATCTCGTGGTTCGGTTCAAGACTGTCATGAGGAACAACAAGTACAACAACAGCCTCTAGTACTTGTTCAAGAAACCCCTTGGGCAAATCTTCCTCCTGAGCTGTTGCATGATGTGATCAAAAGGCTGGAAGAGAGCGAAAGCGCCTGGCCTGCTCGTAGACATGTGGTTGCTTGTGCTTCTGTCTGCAGGTCATGGAGAGATATGTGCAAAGAGATTGTTCAAAGGCCCGAGCTTTCCGGCAAAATCACATTCCCTGTTTCCCTCAAACAG CCTGGACCAAGAGATGCGACAATGCAATGCTTTATCAAAAGGGATAAGTCTAATCTCACTTACCATCTATACCTTTGTCTCAGTCCTG CTTTGTTGGTTGAGAATGGAAAGTTTCTACTTTCGGCGAAACGCATAAGAAGAAGTACTTACACTGAGTACGTGATCTCTATGCACGCAGACACCATTTCAAGATCAAGCAACACCTACATTGGCAAGATTAG GTCTAATTTCCTTGGTACAAAGTTCATCATATACGACACACAACCTCCATACAACAAACCCTCTCAGGCGCTCCAGCCGCTAGGCCTTAGCCGCAGGTTTTACTCGAAGAGAGTATCTCCCAAAGTCCCTAGCGGCAGCTACAAGATAGCTCAAGTGTCTTACGAGCTAAACGTTCTTGGCACCCGAGGTCCAAGGAGAATGCACTGTGCTATGCACTCAATCCCCGCTTCTTCTCTTGCGGAAGGCGGAACGGTCCCTGGACAGCCACAGATCATTGTCCCTCGCTCTCTTCTTGACGAGTCTTTCCGCAGCATTACATCATCCTCGTCGAGAAAGTTCACTAGCGACTACTCCACCGAGTTTAACAGCGCGCGGTTTTCCAACATTCTAGAGGAAGGAGAAGCCGTGTTTGGAGAAGGAAAAGAGCGGGTTTCGCCGCCTCTTGTTCTTAAAAACAAGCCACCAAGGTGGCATGAACAGCTCCAGTGCTGGTGTTTGAACTTCAGGGGACGTGTAACAGTCGCATCGGTTAAGAACTTTCAGCTGATTGCAGCAAACCAGCCTCAGCCTCAGCCTCAGACGTCAGGTCAGACAGATGGTCCAGACAAGATCATATTACAGTTTGGGAAAGTGGGAAAGGACATGTTCACTATGGATTTTAGGTATCCACTCTCTGCGTTTCAGGCTTTTGCTATATGTTTGAGCAGTTTTGATACTAAACTCGCTTGTGAATGA